The Bradyrhizobium guangxiense genomic sequence GCCCGGCCCGCTCGGTGCGGGAGGTGACACGAAGCTTTCGCCTCAGCCACCACGCCAACACCGACACGGCGGCCCATGCCAGGACGGCGGCGATGAATGCGCCGATCGCGCTTGTCGAGACCACGACGTAAAAGACCGCGGCGAACGCTGCCAGACCGATGCTTCCGAGCCCCGCCCCCGCCGCATCGAGCGCTGCGGCCTGCTGCCCGCGCCTTTGTCCGTTGAGGCCGGCCTTTTCCTTGGCGCGGCGCTCATGGCTTTCGATCAGGGTTGCGCTGGCGCAGAAGATGGCGGGGAGTGCGAGGAAGAGCCCGCCGACGGAGACGCCGAAACGGCTGCCGATGAGGCCTGCCACGACCGTCGCAAGGCCGCCGAGCGCGAAACGCACTGCGTATTCGTACCAATGCGTCTGCTTCAGCGCGGATGATGACAGCTTTATGGGCATCAGGCGGCGCCTCCGAGGCCGGCAAGCAAGCCGAAGGCGACCACGAACCAAACCGCAAAAGCGAGGATGGTTGCCGGCAGCGCGCCGAGACGAAATCTCATCAGCAGCTGGCAGACGGCGAGGCTGTAGCAGCCGAGGGCGATCGCGCCGTAGATCATGGTCCAGCTCGCGGCCGCCGCATATTGCGGGCCGTGCTGAACGACCGCAATGCCGAGCGTGGCCAGCGCGACCGACGGCGCCGCGCCGAGCAGCCCGGCAAAACTCTTCGGTCGCAGCATGTCGCCGAGGATCGCGAAGGCAGAGACGATCAGGCCGCCGGCGACGAAGCGCACCAGATATTCCGTCATGGCCGGCCCCGCAAAGCCGAGGACGGCTGCTGGCGCGATCTTGCCAGCGTGAACGGCCTGAGCAGTCGCTCGACAAGGACGCCGAGCGTAAAGCCCGCCACGACGTCGCTGGTCCAATGCGCGAGCAGCGCTACGCGCGTCAACGACAACGTC encodes the following:
- a CDS encoding DUF3147 family protein, coding for MTEYLVRFVAGGLIVSAFAILGDMLRPKSFAGLLGAAPSVALATLGIAVVQHGPQYAAAASWTMIYGAIALGCYSLAVCQLLMRFRLGALPATILAFAVWFVVAFGLLAGLGGAA